The genomic region TTGCATTCCAATTTACTTCAAATTCTAAAAGGTTTGTCGCGTTGCGTTATCATCCTGCTAAATAAACGCAACAAATAAAATGAATTTGCTACTGTCTCTATTTTTTCAACAGCAGCTATATTGACATCTATTTAACACTATCGTTTGCCTTCATCCTACTAATATTAAAATTATCCCTTACTTTTGTTCTTGCATGAAAGAACTCGCCTACCTCAATAAGTTTTTCTATAAATATCGCTGGCAAATTATCCCTGGTGTCATCTTCGTCATCATATCGAATTACTTTGGTATTTTACCAGCACAGGTTATCCGTGAAGCTTTTGACTTGGTGAAAGAGAATATCGACCTCTATCGCTTATATGATGGATTCGAGCGACAAGGATTAATCTATCAAATATTCGGAAATAGTCTGTTATTCTTTGGTATTGTAGTGCTCGTGCTTGCCCTGTTGAGAGGAATATTCCTCTTCATGATGCGCCAAACTTTGATTCTAACATCGCGCCATATCGAATACGACTTAAAGAACGAGATCTACCAGCATTACCAGGAGCTTGACTTTGCTTTCTATCGTCGCAACAATACCGGTGATTTGATGAACCGTGCGACGGAAGATGTTAATCAAGTGAGAAATTATTTAGGCCCCGCGATTATGTATGCGATCAATACGGTGGTGTTGTCGATCATGATTATCTATGCCATGTATAATGTAAATGCTAAGTTGGCGACCTATTCCCTCCTTCCTATCCCCATTATCTCGGTATTGATCCTGTTTGTAAATAAGGTTATCAACAGACGCAGCGAGCGGATACAGCGTCAATTATCGCATCTTTCCTCTTTTGTTCAAGAAACATTCTCGGGAATTCGCGTAATCAAAACTTATACACGCGAAAAAGATAAGATGAATTCTTTTAAGGTCGAAAGCGATCGTTATAAAGACATCAACTTAAATTTGGTAAAAGTTCAGGCGATCTTTTTCCCATTGATTATCTTTTTAGTAGGATTCAGCACAATTATCACGGTATATATTGGTGGCTTGGAGGTAAACGACGGAAATATTACCGCCGGAAATATTGCCGAATTCATTATCTATGTAAATCAGCTCACCTTTCCTGCGATGTCTTTAGCTTGGGTCACATCGCTCGTTCAGCGAGCCGCAGCTTCGCAGAAGCGTATCAACGAGTTCTTAAAAACGAGATCAGAGATTGAAGAAGGCAGCAGCGAAGCGAAAATAGCGGGCGATATTCGTGTGGATAATATATCTTTTACATATCCGGATACAGGTATTAAAGCGATAGACAACATCAGTTTTCATATTCCGGTCGGCAAAACGATGGCAATCATAGGCAAGACCGGGTCGGGTAAATCCACTATAGCGAATTTACTGCTGCGTATGTATGATGTCGATTCCGGAGCAATTCTATATGATGATAAAAACATCAAAAACTTTAAAACCCATGCCGTACGGGAGCAAATCGGTTTTGTCCCGCAGCAGGTATTTCTGTTTTCAGATACCATTGCTCGCAATATTGCCTTTGGATTAGACCAAGTGGATATGCCTCGCATTGAGCAGGCTGCTAAGGATGCAGCCGTTTATGACAATATTAAGGGCTTTGAAGAAGGCTTTGAAACTCATATTGGCGAACGAGGTATTACCCTTTCCGGCGGGCAAAAACAGCGTGTCTCTATCGCACGTGCCTTAGTGAAAGATCCAAATATCCTCATCTTTGACGACTGCTTATCTGCCGTTGATACGAAGACCGAAGAAGAGATTCTCCACAATCTTGGCCGCATTATGGAAGGGAAGACATCGATCATCATTGCACACCGGATTTCAACCATCAAGAATGCGGATCAGATCTTAGTACTCGATCAGGGGCGTATCATCGAACGTGGCACCCATCAAGAATTACTCGCTTTAGAAGGAGAGTACAGCTCACTTTACGAAAAACAATTATTAGAATCATAAATTAATTTAAGAAAAACTAGCAAGGCGAATTAATCCGGTTAAAATTACCAGAGGTTACACCGATATCGATGAGATAGAAATCGAACTTCCAGCCAATTTGGATAGCAGAATTAAGCCCGCAGATATCAAAAAGGAAATCCCTATGGGCTACTACGAAATGTCTATGAAAATGAAAGATGGCAAGCTGGTATGCTATAGAAAAATGCAGATTAAAGAGGGCGAATATCCTGCTGAAAGCTATGCAGCATTCAGTGAATTTATGAAAGATGCATCGTTCAGCGACACCTACCGATATATTTTACCGTTAATCGACAAAAAGCAAAACTAATTTATATCTTTGCTGAAAGCCAAAAGGGGGATTAGCTCAGCTGGCTAGAGCGCTTGCCTGGCAGGCAAGAGGCCACCGGTTCGAGTCCGGTATTCTCCACAAGATGACAAAAGAGGGTAAACTTGCCCTCTTTTGTCATTTTCAGATATTAGCTACAAGATTTAGAGTATTGTCTCACCTTCTTTTAACCCTGTTGAAATTGCTAGACGCTAAAAAATGTTTTATAAAAAACAGCAAAAAGTATCATCAAGTTAAGAAAAATGCTAGCTCAATATTTTGCTTATTTTAAGCATGCTGACTTCGTTTACCAATTACAAACACGGTAACCAATCCTAGTAAAGTTGTACCAAACAATATTGACCCGGCCACTTCATAGCTATTCATTACTAGAAAGGCGCCAGTACCAATACATATTGCTGCTATAAGAAGTCCAAAAATCTGACCCAACTTACTTTGAAATAATTGCTCACCCAAATGCATCTTCTCTAATCCCATACGATGATTTTGTTGCTTTTCCGCCATTACTAGTATTCTTTCAGCACAACCAGGGAGTATTCTTTCATAACCCTCAAAAGTTTCTGGCTGCGGAAGTGGGCCTGAATGAGTCCTCAATTGCATTAGCGAAATCGTTGTTAAAACCTCCCGCCTTTGAACCTTAGAGAGGCTTTTCAATAGGTTAGGATTGATCTCATTTAAGCCCCTTTCTACTTCAATCGGGATCACATCCTCTACAGCAGGTTCAGATTGCTGACCTAAATCCATTCCCTTTTTGGAATTAATGTGTGTCATCTTGAATTACACTAAAAAACGTATAATTCTTTATTCTCTCGTTTGATATACGTTTCAGCATTTTTGATATCATTCCCGACCATCTCCCAATCTCTAAGTAAAGCCTTTTTATCTGACTGCATCTCCGAATTGGAGGTATGGTAATCAAAGTATTTGCCGGCCACATTAAACACACTTCCAAGACCCGACCAAAACGAATTTGTAGGGAAAACGATAGACGATCTTTTTACTTTTACAATTTTTCTTCTAAATGCATTCATAATAATCCTTTCGACTTTTAATTTTCTCATAAAATGAGATTGGTGTATATGATTGTGTAAAATTGATATTCAATAAGATAAGTTAACCTAAAATAATAAACCGATATTCCTTTCACCTCTAAAATACACTTAAAGTTACAAATTATTCCTAATATGTAAAAATTATATCTAAGTTATTATTCTGCACAACAGTATCATCTCCAATCCAAAAAAAAAAGGCTAACACATCGTGCTAGCCTCTTTTTTTGATCCTAAGATATCTTAGTTGTTTTCTTCTGTAGGTAATACAGAAACATAAGATTTGTTGTTAGCTTTTTTGCGGAAAACTACTGTACCGTCGATTAAAGCGTATAATGTATGGTCTTTACCGATACCTACGTTAGAATCTGGGTTATGTTGAGTACCACGTTGGCGAACGATGATGTTTCCAGCGATTGCTTGTTGACCACCAAAAATCTTGATACCTAATCTCTTACTATGTGACTCACGGCCGTTCTTGGAACTACCCGCACCTTTTTTGTGTGCCATTTCTTTATTCTAATTTATGACTTACGTCAGATTAAAAATTCAATTATAAACTGATACCAGTGATCTGGATTTTAGTGAATTGTTGACGGTGACCGTTTTTCTTCTTGTAGCCTTTACGACGTTTTTTCTTGAAAACGATTACTTTTTCACCTTTTAAATGAGACAAAATCGTAGCTGAAACTTTAGCACCTGAGATACTTGGCGTACCAACAGTAAATTTACCACCGTCCTCTGCTAACAATACATTGTCAAATTCAATACTAGCGCCTTCGTCTCCTTGTAAACGGTGTACAAAAAGGTATTGGTCTTTAGCAACTTTAAATTGCTGTCCTGCTATATTTACTATTGCGTACATTGTTATGAATTAATTGTTATTATTTAATGAGTGGCAAAGATAGAATATATTTCTTATTCAAACAAACTTATTTTCGATATCTTTAATCCATAGCACATAACTATGTTTAGCAAAATCATCAAAAACCAATACTTCCACGCCATTGTCATGCCCGTAGCATATGCAATGCTCATGAGATTCCTATTTAATATCTCCAATTTATCCTCGCTATTCGCGTTAATGTCAATCAGCTTCTTATTCGTTGTTCCTTTCGTCATGGGGGCTTTAGCAGTTTATTTCGCTCCAATCGAGCGAACAAGAAACAATGCTTTCACCATACTGTTCCCGTGGATCCCATTAACCGTATTTGCAATCGTTACGCTTTTTGTGGAGCTAGAAGGATGGGCTTGTTGGATGATGGTCTTCCCTATTTTTATGGTATTCGCATCAATTGGAGGATTGCTGGGAAAAAGTTTTCAGAAAAAACACGATACCATCATGGTAAGCGTCCTAGTTCTTTTGCCTTTATTTGCTGCCCCCTTAGAAGCCTGGATGGGACGAAGCAAAGAGCAATTCAAAGCCTATAATTACATAGACATTGAAGCACCCGCCGACAAAATATGGGGATTGGTAACCCGCGTTTCCAAAATTAGCGAGGCGGAAGATAGCGGCTGGTTAAACCGCATGCTTGGTTTTCCCCGTCCCGTAGAAGCAGAATTAAACTACGAGGGTGTCGGTGCTTATAGAAAAGCCATTTTTACGAACGGCCTCGTGTTTCACGAAACAGTGACGCATTACGATCATCAAAAAAGCATGAGCTTCACAATAAAGGCTAACCCTCATGAGATTCCATCGACCACGCTCGATGAACACGTTGTCGTGGGGGGAAATTTCTTCGATGTCCTGAACGGAACTTACGAGCTAGAGCAGCTCGGCCACAACAAATACAGACTTCATTTGTACAGCCACTTCACCTTGAATACCACTTTCAACTTCTATGCAGGAATCTGGGCAAAATGGATTATGAAAGACATACAACGCAATATTCTAGCGGTTGAGAAACGACGCGCCGAAAAGGGCTAGGATACAACGACGATTCTTCATGCAATAACAATCTTTCATCAAACCATACACACCCAAATCATAGCCCTTTCAGAACGGTTTTGATTTGGGTATGCATTGGGTTTGTATTGGGTTTGAATTGGGTTTACATTGGGACTAAGACGTCCTAGTCCCGACCCAAGCTTATTGATGCTAGCTATTAGTCAGCGAGGCTGTCGGCTGCAAAACTTTCATGTTTCCATTAAAAAAATCATCAGGGTTAAAAGATCCTGATGGCCTTCGATCGCGGATATTCGCACATAAAAAAAGCCACCTTTCGATAGAGTACCCCCAGAAAGTGTCTAACTTTTTGGGGCATTGCATCGAAGGGCAGCTTTATTTTTTTAATTTATTCTAGTATGTGGACTTAAGGGGACCTTTTGTTTCCAGGTTCCTCTAACTGGAAACTGATGACCGGATGAAGCATTCTTTATGGTAAAGGTATATTCGCACGTTCTTTCCAAGTATTCCATCTCTCCGCTGACTTGCACTGTGGTATTCGGAGCTACTTTAATTTCCTCCTTACTGCTTTCCTTCACAAAATCTTCTAGCGTCGTTCCTTTTTTGTACAGGACCTTACCATTCCAGCGAACTGATCCGTCAACAAGAAGTTGATCCATCGTAATCAGGGAGTCTGACGCAGCGATCCAATCGAAGGCGCCATAATCTTCACTCGTAAATTCAGAACTATATTTTACACCGGCAAAGATTGCTGTAATATCAAAGCTCTTTTCCAAGCCGGTATCATTTGTAATCGTCATTGTACTACAGCCTTCGGTGCTGCGGTAGACTTTTCTACTGCCTTCAACTTCCTGTATATCTTTTTTTACGATTTCATAGCTTTCCCCTCGCGATTGGATATAAGTGATCGCGTCTAATTTATTATCAGATACTAATCCTACGATAAATTTCCGGGGATGGTCGCTAAAATTTTCTAAAAGGGAAACGATCAGTTTATTATCTGCACTCTTCTCCATTTTTAACCAGCCACTTTCCAGCTCCATCACGCCGGCTTTCGATAGTTTAAAGGGCTCCCCGGCTTTATTTTTTAAGGGCTCGCCTGTTATTCCATCCTTTACATAACTAATTGACCAATTGTCAGCTTTGATCGGCACATCTTGCTTGGTGAAGCCGGTATTGATTTTCTGTTCCGACAAACTGGGGTCAACAAGCTGATGATTCGCGTCGAAATCGTCTTTCACGCAAGAACCCAGCGAATACAAGGAAATAGATAATAAAGTAATGCTTAATAGCGAGGAAATCTTATTCGTCATTTGATGCTTTAAATACGTTGATGTTCTTTACATGAACGTATTTTTACCTGTTTTTCGTGTAAGTGATAAAAACTTTACGAAAACTTAACAGCATTATGGCTTCCACAGAATCTCACCATAGGTATAGATCTTTTTGTCGATGACGTTGTAATCCTCGTCGTATTGCGGCACATAAACAACATAATAAATCGGTCGTTGAATCTGCTGTACCGAGTGGGTTTCATCTTGATCTACATCGAAGATATTTTCGACAGAGCGTTCTGCTGTCCATTCCTTCGTTGTTCCCTGTGGATGTTTATCGAAGCGATGTTCTTGTAGCGAGCTGTAGAACCAATAACTCGGCGCCTCATCGGACAATAGGATTGTTTTATCCTCATTAAAAAGTCCTTCTGCCATGCCGGTATTCTCGAACCACATCACTTCCATATCCGCTTCGCCTATTGCAGAGCGATAGATCTCCCTGTCGCTAGTAAAAGCGATACAAAACGATTCTAAGCCTTTGACATGGAACAATAATTTAAAAGGCGACCTACTGAGCGTCAAGCTATGATTGAGCGAGGCGACTAATTTGTAGTCCTGTCTAGCTTTGATGCTAACGGATTGTTGTGCTATTGCGGAAGAACTGAGTGTGCACAGTGCGCATAGGATGAAGATGATCTTGAATTTCATGCCGTAAAAAAAGAAAAATCCCCCAACAGAAAAAATAGCTGTTTTGGGGGATTTGTATAACAGAAAGCCTAGGCTACTACTTAGCCTACGATTTCTTGAATTTCGTTCATGATTTTCTGAGCAATCGCTTCGGCCGCTTCAGGCGTATGTCCTTCCGAATATATACGAATAATAGGCTCCGTATTGGATTTACGTAAGTGGACCCATTCATTCTCAAAGTCTATTTTCAAGCCATCGATCGTCGAGTGTTGCTCATGCGCGTATTTTTCTTGCATTTTCGCTAATAGATTATCGATATCTAAACCTGGCGTTAGGGTAATCTTATTCTTTGACATGAAGTATTGAGGAAGTTCAGCACGATATTCAGACGCCTTTTTGCCTAGCTTTGCTAAATGTGTTAAGAATAAAGCGACACCCACCAATGCATCGCGACCGTAGTGAGAAGCCGGATAGATCACTCCACCATTACCTTCTCCACCCATCACCGCATCGACTTCCTTCATTTTCGTAACCACATTGACCTCGCCTACCGCAGCAGCAAAATACTCACCGCCGTGTTTTAAAGTTACATCACGTAATGCGCGCGTTGAGGAAAGATTTGACACCGTATTGCCTTTTTTATGGGTTAAGATGAAATCAGAAACTGCCACTAAAGTGTATTCTTCGCCAAATAATTCCCCGTCTTCCATCATGAATACTAAACGATCAACATCCGGATCTACGGCAATACCTAAGTCAGCTTTATTGTCGAGTACTGCTTTAGAAAGATCGGTCAAATGTTCTTTCAGAGGTTCCGGATTATGAGGGAATAGGCCATTTGGCTCGCAGTGTATCTTATAAACAGTCTCTACCCCTAAAGCTTTCAGAAGCTCAGGAATAAAAACTCCGCCTGTACTATTTACCGCGTCTACAGCAACTTTAAAGTTTGCTTTCTTAATAGCATCCACATCGACAAATTCTAACGCTAGCACATCGTCAATATGTTTTTGCAAGAATGTGTCATCCTTCGTAACCTTGCCCAGATCCTCTACCTGAGCGAAATCAAAGTCAAGGCTTTCTCCTAATTCAAGAACTTCCTTCCCCTTCGCATCATCGATAAACTCTCCTTTGCTATTCAATAATTTTAAGGCATTCCATTGTCCTGGATTATGCGATGCTGTCAAGATAATTCCTCCAGCTGCCTGCAATTTAGGAACAGCAATCTCTACGGTTGGTGTTGTCGAAAGGCCTAGGTCGATAACATCGATGCCCATGCTTTGCAACGTTCCGATAACTAAGTTAGACAGCATTTCGCCCGATACACGAGCATCGCGTCCAACAACGATTGTTTTATTTTCAGCAGCCTCCGTAACAATCTTTCCGTATGCAGCAGTGAATTTCACAATGTCTACAGGGGTTAGGTTGTCACCAGGTCTTCCTCCAATGGTTCCGCGGATTCCAGAAATAGATTTTATTAATGCCATAGATGTTCAAATTGATATAATGGCGGTAAATTTAAAGGATTTAAACAATTAATTCGATTATTATTCTTTTTTTCCATTATTTACCTATCTTTGTTGCAACAATGTTTCATTTGCAATAATCGAAAGGCTACTTGCATTTTTTTTATAGATTTGGTTTGAAAATTTTTAGACAAATCTATTTCATTAATATGTTAGATAAAATAATTCAGTTCGATCAAGACTTTTTCCTAGCCATCAATCAAGGCCTTAGCAACCCGGTCTTTGATTGGTTATTGCCGATATTACGTAATCCTTATACTTGGTCTCCTCTATACTTATTCCTGATTATCTTTTTCATTAAACATTATGGGAAGGTGGGCGTTTTGATCGTGGCTTGCACGTTAGCAACCTTCGGGATTTCCGATGCCACGTCTTCGCATTTAATCAAGAAAACAGTAAAAAGAGTTAGGCCATGTAACGACGTTGTTTTTAAAAATGAAGTCAACTTGAGAGCACGCTGTGGATCAGGATATAGTTTTACCTCATCACATGCGACGAATCATTTCGCTATGGCATTCTTCTGGATTGTTTTATTCCGAAGAAAATGGCGCCATACCTTATGGTTATGCATCTTATGGGCCGCTTCTATTGCGTTTTCTCAAATCTATGTAGGTGTGCACTATCCGCTCGATATACTCTGCGGTGCAATACTCGGCATGCTGATCGGTTTGGGAACGGGATATCTCTTTAAACGTTTTTTTCCGAAATTTTTCGAACCCACTAACCATATTCCAGCAACAACACCTGCATGAGTAGTTTCCTGATTGTATCGATCTTATTTTTCTCCGCCCTTGTGGCCGGTATCGCGGTATTCTTTGTAAAAAAAGATAACACCCAACTTTTAAAGCTTATCTTATCGTTCAGTGGTGCCTACCTCTTCGCGATTACCGTACTTCACTTAATCCCGGAAGTTTATCATAGCGGACAGACTTCAGGAGAGATAATTGGATTATACATATTAGGAGGATTCTTATTCCAGCTTGTTTTAGAGCATTTCTCACAAGGTATAGAGCATGGACATATTCATCAACATGAACATAAATTCCCAATCGGAATTCTAATCAGTTTGTGTTTGCATGCATTCTTGGAAGGTTTCCCATTAGCATCAGGACATAGAAATGAGCTTGTGTTTGGTATTGCAATCCACCACATCCCTGCGGCCTTCGCATTGGGTAGTTTATTGATAAACACCAAGCTGTCAAGACAGACAATTACACTTTTCATTGCTGCTTTTGCTGCTATGACGCCACTAGGCTTTATTGTCAGTAAGGGTGTATCGCAAGGCGACATTGGAAATGTTGCGCAGTATTTCGATAAGATGATGGCCGTAGTAATTGGTATCTTCTTACACATTTCGACGACTATTCTCTTTGAATCAGGATCTGCAGATCACCACACTTTCAATAAGAAGAAGATGGCAGCGGTACTGTTAGGTGTATTGGTATCATTGGCGAATTTCTTGTTCCCACATGATCATGATCATCATAATCATGGGCCAGCACAGGAACAACACGACCATTCTCATGATGGCCATGATCATTCTGGCGACGGACATAATCACGAAGGCCATGATCATGGACATGAAGGACATGACCATGATCACGACCATGCGCACTAAGCTTCGAAGGTCTCTTCCCCTTGAGGTCCTCTAAACTTATCTAATAGCGCACTTAATTGTAAGCATTCTTCTTCGCTGATGTTATTGGGCAATAAATCATCCAACATCATGCTGTTCTCGATTTCCGCGAGAAGATCGAGTCCTTTTTGAGTGATCAGTAAGTCGACAGCGCGCTTATCGGCACTGTTTTTCTCTCGGGTCACCAGGTCTTTGCTTACAATACGATCCACCAGGCGACTGATGTCGGGTGTCTTCGTTAGCAAGCGTTCTTTAAGTAAATTGTTTGTTACCGGATTTGGGTATTGTCCCCTCAATACCCGCAACACATTAAACTGTTGCAGTGTCAGCTGCTTCGCACCGGCCCTCTTCTCTAATACCACATTCAGCCAGTTGCTGCTGTATATTATGTTTATAGTTGCACGATGCCAAGCACTAGCAAATTTTCTGACCTTTACTAGCTCCTCGATCTTTGGCATATTTTAATACATTAGTGTGACTTAGCTTACAAATTAAAAGATTTTAATTCTTTATATTTGCTTCCGTTGAGATATTTTTATTAAAATTTAATCTAAATAAGTACAGATGCAAGACGTGATTAGCCTAGATAAGCTAAAAATTGGTGATAGAGTCAAAATCAACGAAATACAATCCCTAGACATTCCCGCGAAATTTTATGAACTTGGTTTCTACCCGGGATCAGTAATAGAAGTAAAACACAAAGCACCTTTAAACGGCCCTATCTGTCTAAACATCCTCGAAAACAATGCTTTAATTGCGATCCGTAAATCAGAAGCTAAACTTATCGTCGCAGAAAAAATCTAATGGCAAACCCAACAATCATTCTACTAGGGAATCCTAATGTTGGAAAAACTTCCCTATTTAATCGGCTTACAAAACTTAATCAAAAAGTAGGTAATTACCCAGGTATCACGGTTGAAAAACGCGAAGGTACTTTAAATGCGAACGGCAAAAAGTATCATGTTGTCGATTTACCAGGAACGTATACCTTATTTCCAAGTTCGTTAGACGAGGAAATTGTATTCAACGTTCTAAGCGATAAACAAAACCCATTATATCCAGACCTCACACTTGTCGTAGCGGAACCGTCGACCATTAAACGTTCGATCATCCTGTATCAACAAGCACGCGAACTGGGCGTTCCTGCAGTATTCGTCTTGAACATGATTGACGAGTTGGAAGAAAAGGGAATGCAGATTGATTTCGACAAGCTAGAAGCTTATTTACAGACAAAAGTATATAAGACCAATGCTCGTACGGGTAAAGGTATCGACGAACTGATCAAAGGATTGGACCAGAAAGTAGGTCATTACTTCGGAAATTACCGAATCTCTTCAGACTATCAGCCCGCTATGGAAGAAGCAAAGAAGCTCTTTCCTTTAGCCACTGAATATCTAACCTGGCAATACCTTGCCCAAGAGCAGGTTAGTATCTTGCCGGCAGAAACCCAACTTAAGCTTGCTGAGATCAGACAGCGCTATGCGCTAAATCCGCATGACTTGCAGAAGCAAGAATCCTTAGCGCGTCATGATCAAACAAGCAAAGACCTTGATCCCATCATCAACCAAACCGAGAACCAGAAACTTGGAAACACGAATAATATCGACAAGTTTTTGATGCACCCTGTATTCGGCTACGTTATTTTCTTTGGGCTATTATTCCTTATTTTCCAAGCAATCTATGCATGGTCCGGACCTGTGATGGACTGGATCGACGGCGCGTTCGGCGACCTGACAGCATTCTTGGATGATAAATTACCGGACGGCCCATTAGCTTCGCTTTTCATCTATGGTATTGTAGCAGGTATTGGCGGCATCGTTATTTTCGTGCCGCAGATTGTCATCCTATTCCTGTTTCTTTCCATTATGGAAGAGTCGGGTTATATGAGCCGCGTCGTATTTTTAATGGATCGTTGGTTAAAGCCTTTCGGATTAAACGGTAAATCGGTTATTCCTTTGATGTCGGGAGCGGCATGTGCTATTCCAGCAGTAATGTCGGCAAGAAACATCGAGAACCCTAAAGAACGATTGCTAACGATGTTGGTCACTCCTTTCATGACCTGTTCGGCACGTTTGCCCATCTATATCGTTATTATCGGCTTGGTGATCCCCGACGATAAATTCTTAGGATTTAATATGCAAGGGATTGCTCTATTTGCCATGTATATCCTGGGTATTGTCGGCGCGTTATTTTCAGCGCTTATTCTCAACAAGGTTATCAAAAGCGTTCGCTCTTCTTTCCTGATTTTCGAACTCCCAACTTATAAAATGCCTGATTGGAAAAATGTGGCAACGAATGTTTGGGATAAAGCATCGGGCTTCTTAATTGATGCCGGTAAAATCATCTTGTTAATCTCTATTGTTTTGTGGGTATTGGGCAACTTCGGCCCGAACGATAAGTTTTACAAAGCAGAAGACTATGTTGTTCAATCTGCACCGCAACTGGAAGGGGATGAATTAGCAAAAGCCGTTTCATCTTATCAATTAGAGCATTCTTTCTTAGGTTATATCGGCATGGGTATAGAGCCTTTAGTGAGACCATTGGGATATGATTGGAAGATGGGTATTGGTCTGATTTCATCCTTTGCTGCAAGAGAAGTCTTCGTCGGTACGATGGCAGTGGTTTACAGCCTTGGCGATGATGTGGATATTGAAGATGACGAACAGAAGAATACGTTATTATCTAAAATGCGTTCTGAAATCAACGCAAATACAGGACAACCGGCCTATAATATGGCTTCGGGAATCTCTTTATTATTGTTTTACGCCTTTGCAATGCAATGTATGGCAACTATCGCTGTTGTTCGTAAGGAAACAGGCTCTTGGCGCTGGACACTGATCCAAACAGTCTTTATGACTGGTCTTGCCTATCTTGCCGCATTCATTGCGTATCAAACTTTAAAGTAATGGAACTCAGTTTATTTATCCAATACGTTATTATCTTCCTACTTTTTGTAGGAGCGTTATATGCGATCTTCCGTTCTTTTTTCCCTGGGAAAAAGAAGAACAGCGCAGGCTGCGGCAAAGGCTGTGGTTGCTCTGTGGATATGTCGCAGAAATAAGAATATCGGAATAAAAACTCCTCCCAGACCGCTGTGCCTAATGCGTCAATGTAATCCTTAGGCACAGCGAATCGATAGGATTCGCCACAAGCAATCCTCCCCTCTTCG from Sphingobacterium sp. BN32 harbors:
- a CDS encoding FeoA family protein, encoding MQDVISLDKLKIGDRVKINEIQSLDIPAKFYELGFYPGSVIEVKHKAPLNGPICLNILENNALIAIRKSEAKLIVAEKI
- the feoB gene encoding ferrous iron transport protein B — its product is MANPTIILLGNPNVGKTSLFNRLTKLNQKVGNYPGITVEKREGTLNANGKKYHVVDLPGTYTLFPSSLDEEIVFNVLSDKQNPLYPDLTLVVAEPSTIKRSIILYQQARELGVPAVFVLNMIDELEEKGMQIDFDKLEAYLQTKVYKTNARTGKGIDELIKGLDQKVGHYFGNYRISSDYQPAMEEAKKLFPLATEYLTWQYLAQEQVSILPAETQLKLAEIRQRYALNPHDLQKQESLARHDQTSKDLDPIINQTENQKLGNTNNIDKFLMHPVFGYVIFFGLLFLIFQAIYAWSGPVMDWIDGAFGDLTAFLDDKLPDGPLASLFIYGIVAGIGGIVIFVPQIVILFLFLSIMEESGYMSRVVFLMDRWLKPFGLNGKSVIPLMSGAACAIPAVMSARNIENPKERLLTMLVTPFMTCSARLPIYIVIIGLVIPDDKFLGFNMQGIALFAMYILGIVGALFSALILNKVIKSVRSSFLIFELPTYKMPDWKNVATNVWDKASGFLIDAGKIILLISIVLWVLGNFGPNDKFYKAEDYVVQSAPQLEGDELAKAVSSYQLEHSFLGYIGMGIEPLVRPLGYDWKMGIGLISSFAAREVFVGTMAVVYSLGDDVDIEDDEQKNTLLSKMRSEINANTGQPAYNMASGISLLLFYAFAMQCMATIAVVRKETGSWRWTLIQTVFMTGLAYLAAFIAYQTLK
- a CDS encoding FeoB-associated Cys-rich membrane protein, which gives rise to MELSLFIQYVIIFLLFVGALYAIFRSFFPGKKKNSAGCGKGCGCSVDMSQK